A window of Verrucomicrobiia bacterium genomic DNA:
CCACCCGCCAGGGACGGACCCAAAGTTCGGCGGCAAAGGCGTCAAGGCGCCCGGACAACCCGCGGGCGACGTGGACATACGAGCCCGGGTGGATCGGTTGAAGGCGCGCCGGCAGGATCCCGAAATCGTGCAGCACCTCGTCCTGATCCGGATCATCGACCGCGGTCCCGAGACGGCAGACCGTCGCACGCACCGGGACCTCCGTGCTGATGCGAAACACGAGGTCCTCGCCGGGCCGGACGCTTTCGGCGTCGGCGTAGGCATGGACACCCGGAACGTGATGAGGTTGATGCGGGGGGAGGGTGGTTGGGCGGACGCGCGCCCGGGGAAGGGACTGGGCGATGAGGGACGGGGCGGCGGCAAGGGCGCCGGAGGCGACCAGACTGCGCTGAAGGAAGACGCGGCGCGTGGGTTTCATGGGAACGACGCCAAGGATGGTGCGGAGCGCGTGTGGATGTCCACGCCGGGCAGGCGTCCGGGCACGGGAGGCGGTTTGACAGGGGGAACTGGGCTTGCCCATGCTGCGCGCCAGTTCGCGCCTCCCGACAGACTCCCTTCAGCCTCCGGGATCGCCCCGCCTGTCATGAACGCTCATCCCACCCACCCTTCGAGTCGATCCGACGTCATCGCCATCCCTCACCGATCCGGCCCTCTGACCCGCTGGCTTGCCCTGGCACCACTTCTGGCGATTGCCGTGGCACCGGGCGCCGGTGCCGTCAGCCTGAGCATCACCCTCGACCTGGGGAGCGGTTTCTCGCCCTCGCAAGTCTCGGCCATTCATGCCGCGCGGGACGCCTGGCAATCGTGGCTGTACGACTATCAGCCGGCGGTGCTGGAGGCCGGGCCGCGTCCCAACCCGGTGGTGACGGTGCAGACCTTCACCGATGCGTTGGGGGGAGTGCTCGCCCAGGCCGGTCCGACCGAGGCGATTTCGCAGGGGGGGTTTGTGCTGGCGACCGAGGGGATCATGCTGTTCGACACGGCGGATCTGCCGGGCCTGGAATCCTCCGGGACCTTCTACGACGTGGTGCTGCATGAGCTGGCCCACGTGCTCGGCTTCGGGACCTTGTGGGTGGACAATGGCCTGTACCTTACCGCCGGCCAGTACACGGGCACCCATGCGCTGAATGCCTGGCGCACCGAATTCAACCAGCCCGATGCCACCTTCGTGCCGGTCGAAACCACCGGGGGGGCGGGAACCGCCCACGCCCACTGGGACGAAGTTCATGGAGGCGCCTTGGACACGGGCATCACCCAGACCGGCACCGGACTGGACATGCGGTTCGAACTCATGACCGGTTGGTTGAACGCGCCGACGTTCGTCAGCGCCACGACCCTCGAGTCGTTCCGGGATCTCGGTTTCGCCCCGGTGCCCGAGCCTGCGGAGGTGGCCATGGTCCTGGCCGGGATCTGCCTCGGCTTCGGTCTCGTCCGGGGGGCGGGACGGGGGCGGTGGAAGCGGTTCTCAGCCGTCAGTCGATGAAGTGGAAGGGGTTGCTGTTGAGAAGAAGCCGGCAGAACGGGGCGAGACCGTGGGTGCCGGCGTGGTGCCGGGCTTCCGCCAGTTCCTCGGGGGACGGTTCGCGTTGCAGGGCGGCTCGATAGGCCTGGCGGACGGGATCGCCGGGGGCCGT
This region includes:
- a CDS encoding peptidase → MNAHPTHPSSRSDVIAIPHRSGPLTRWLALAPLLAIAVAPGAGAVSLSITLDLGSGFSPSQVSAIHAARDAWQSWLYDYQPAVLEAGPRPNPVVTVQTFTDALGGVLAQAGPTEAISQGGFVLATEGIMLFDTADLPGLESSGTFYDVVLHELAHVLGFGTLWVDNGLYLTAGQYTGTHALNAWRTEFNQPDATFVPVETTGGAGTAHAHWDEVHGGALDTGITQTGTGLDMRFELMTGWLNAPTFVSATTLESFRDLGFAPVPEPAEVAMVLAGICLGFGLVRGAGRGRWKRFSAVSR